In Lewinellaceae bacterium, a single window of DNA contains:
- a CDS encoding 3-deoxy-D-manno-octulosonic acid transferase has translation MHLLYTLALRLYGLFLRLAALFNPKAAQWVAGRRRWRAQHRSLLESKPRGDTALLWFHCASLGEFEQGRPVIELLKTEQPELKILLTFFSPSGYEVRKNYAAADYVAYLPLDTAANAKDFVALWQPAAAVFVKYEFWYHHLRALRTAGIPIVLVSALFRRDQLFFRWHGSFFRRIPGWYAHIFVQNEPSARLLGEAGFKNFTVAGDTRVDRVRQIAETAPSFPLVERFAGQAPVLVIGSSWPEDEACLLPFLNTQLPPEWKAIIAPHQVDEGHIQQIVKKLALPYWRYSEGEKEKPARVLVIDNVGMLSALYQYGRIAYIGGAFGTGLHNTLEPIAFGLPVLFGPRYHKFEEARYLVRSGGGFSINGREELQERFRELCREEAWLDASQKARDYVLQNSGASRKAAEYIRQLI, from the coding sequence ATGCACCTCCTCTACACCCTCGCCCTCCGCCTCTACGGCCTGTTCCTCCGCCTGGCGGCCCTCTTCAACCCGAAGGCCGCTCAATGGGTGGCGGGCCGTCGGCGATGGCGGGCGCAGCACCGCAGCCTGTTGGAAAGCAAACCCCGGGGAGACACCGCTCTCCTCTGGTTTCACTGCGCTTCCCTTGGGGAGTTCGAGCAGGGGCGGCCGGTGATCGAACTACTGAAAACCGAGCAACCGGAACTGAAAATTCTGCTCACTTTTTTCTCTCCTTCCGGTTATGAAGTGCGGAAAAACTATGCGGCGGCCGACTACGTCGCCTACCTGCCCCTCGATACGGCGGCAAATGCGAAGGATTTTGTGGCCCTTTGGCAGCCTGCCGCCGCCGTTTTTGTCAAATACGAATTCTGGTACCATCATCTGCGGGCCCTGCGAACCGCCGGCATTCCCATCGTTCTTGTTTCCGCTCTGTTTCGCCGGGATCAACTGTTTTTCCGCTGGCATGGCAGCTTTTTCCGCCGGATTCCGGGGTGGTATGCCCATATTTTTGTACAAAACGAGCCGTCCGCCCGGCTCCTTGGAGAAGCCGGTTTCAAAAATTTCACCGTGGCCGGAGATACCCGGGTGGACCGCGTCCGGCAAATCGCCGAAACGGCGCCCTCCTTTCCCCTGGTGGAGCGCTTTGCCGGCCAGGCGCCCGTTCTGGTGATCGGCAGTTCCTGGCCGGAAGACGAAGCTTGCCTCCTGCCCTTTTTAAATACGCAGCTCCCGCCGGAATGGAAGGCCATCATCGCTCCGCATCAGGTCGATGAAGGGCACATCCAGCAGATCGTCAAAAAACTGGCGCTGCCCTATTGGCGTTATTCTGAAGGCGAAAAGGAAAAGCCTGCCCGGGTGCTGGTGATCGATAATGTGGGCATGCTCTCCGCCCTTTACCAGTACGGGCGGATCGCTTATATCGGCGGCGCTTTCGGAACGGGCCTGCACAATACGCTGGAACCCATTGCCTTCGGGCTACCCGTCCTTTTTGGCCCCAGGTACCATAAATTCGAAGAAGCCCGCTACCTGGTCCGCTCAGGCGGCGGCTTCAGCATCAACGGGCGGGAAGAATTGCAGGAACGGTTCCGCGAACTGTGCCGGGAAGAGGCCTGGCTGGATGCTTCCCAAAAGGCCCGCGACTATGTCCTGCAAAACAGCGGCGCCAGCCGAAAAGCAGCGGAGTATATCCGGCAATTGATCTGA
- a CDS encoding carbohydrate kinase yields the protein MTEVFNAFQHQNILIVGDVMIDRYLAGKVSRISPEAPVPVVHLQARDNRLGGAGNVALNLKALGATPYLCTVAGKDEDGRQLARLLSELHLPGKGLIQSEERKTTVKTRIIAANQHLLRVDNEDTHSLSGQEASLLLDAVRDILDSRAIHAILFQDYNKGVLSHRVIQEIMLEAIKRDIPSAVDPKFDNFWAYKHVTLFKPNLKEIQAQLNFGVKPELPSLKKAAEQIHGKLGNQYSLITLSEKGIFFDGNGESGILGTHPRSIADVCGAGDTVFAIAGLGLSLGMDIKDIALLANLAGGQVCEKVGVVPVDRDQLESEYRAYLQHV from the coding sequence ATGACCGAAGTTTTCAACGCCTTCCAACACCAGAACATCCTGATCGTAGGAGATGTCATGATCGACCGGTACCTCGCCGGGAAAGTCAGCCGGATTTCGCCCGAAGCTCCCGTTCCCGTCGTCCACCTTCAGGCCCGGGACAACCGCCTGGGAGGGGCGGGCAACGTTGCCCTCAACCTCAAAGCCCTCGGCGCCACGCCCTACCTTTGCACGGTAGCCGGCAAAGATGAAGACGGCCGGCAACTGGCCCGGCTGCTCTCCGAACTCCACCTTCCGGGCAAGGGCCTGATACAATCGGAGGAGAGAAAAACCACCGTCAAGACCCGCATCATCGCCGCCAATCAACACCTGCTCCGGGTCGATAATGAAGACACGCACAGCCTGTCCGGCCAGGAGGCCAGCCTGCTGCTGGATGCCGTCCGGGACATCCTCGACAGCCGGGCCATCCACGCCATCCTGTTTCAGGATTACAATAAAGGGGTGCTGAGCCACAGAGTGATCCAGGAAATCATGCTCGAAGCCATCAAGCGGGATATTCCCTCCGCTGTTGACCCCAAGTTCGACAATTTCTGGGCCTACAAACACGTGACCCTCTTCAAACCCAACCTCAAAGAAATACAGGCTCAGCTCAATTTCGGGGTAAAACCTGAATTGCCGTCCCTGAAAAAAGCTGCCGAACAGATACACGGCAAGCTGGGCAACCAGTATTCGCTGATCACCCTGTCCGAAAAGGGCATTTTTTTCGATGGCAATGGGGAAAGCGGCATTCTGGGCACCCATCCTCGTTCCATCGCCGACGTGTGCGGCGCCGGCGACACCGTCTTCGCTATTGCCGGCCTGGGGCTGTCTCTGGGCATGGATATTAAAGATATTGCCCTGCTGGCCAACCTCGCCGGCGGGCAGGTATGCGAAAAGGTAGGCGTAGTGCCGGTCGATAGAGATCAGCTGGAATCGGAATACCGGGCTTATCTTCAGCATGTTTAG